In the genome of Panulirus ornatus isolate Po-2019 chromosome 31, ASM3632096v1, whole genome shotgun sequence, the window GAAGATGTTGTTGGATATTTGGATGCCAATTAACAAACACAGCAGGTTGCAGGAAAACATTTGCAGGAATACCCAAATCACACAAGTAGAACAGGTCTACACCCATCAGTGGGGATTGCAAGACTAACCCACAGGCAGGAATGTGACACACTTCATCCTGGATCCACGCTTACTCTACTCGCCAATCCTCACTGAAGTTTTGGCACACTCTCTACTGCACACACCCTCATAGTAGTAAATTTTGACTGCATAAGGAGGTACAGGTAGAATTAGGTTCCTCGCACACATTGATCCTAAATAAAGTGAAGACTGGGTGCAAATCTCATGGGTAAAAAATAACTATCAGAAACAAATCTCCTTATATGCAATGGTATAATGTAACAGTATAAAGCCATTTCACTTAGTGCTCCATTTTCTCGGAAGATATCCAGAGCACTAACTGGGGTATTGGTGTATGCATATCTTTATACCTTACAAGCAAATATGATACACTTTACAAAAACTTGCTGTACCACCCTGATAGACTTTGCTAGCTTTAAAACCTGGCCTCAGCCTTCATCATGCGTTTTCTTTGGCATCTTTTCCCAGTACAGGCCAGTCTCTTCACAGTCCCATACCTGATCTGGTGTGTAACTTTTCTATCATTTTCTGGAGTTCCACTTTCACATGCTCTGCAGCCTCACCTGATAGAATCACATCTCTTAAGTCGATAAATCTGATAAAATTAAGAAGCCAGCCCTGGTTAGCAACATATTCTTTATCAGTGACTGTCTtaccttctctcttcatcaactccTTTTGAATTTTGACAGCTTTATTCTTCACCATTTGCCCATTCATAAAAAAAACTGTTACACCTGCATTCATTGCATCCTTTTAGGCATTATCCATCTTCATACATGTATGTGTTCTGAGATGTACTGCCATCTTCGAAATAGATGGTTACGAAAAGGCTTTCCTTACAGATTTGCATACTTTCTTTATGGTGCAGATGTTGCTCTTGTTAATGCCAAAACAGCAAGCAACTACTGAAGCACTAGATCCTCTCTCAAGTTCATTCGGTATTCAGCATCTTAAACTTTTCCTCTGTTAAAGGTCTTCTTTATCCTCTTGGCAGGTTCACTTGTAGTAGGAGCTCAGAGCAGTTGCCATTATATGAGCATTAGGTATCAGAAGCCTCCACATGTTATCAAATCGCAAATTCTAGCTTGATTTAAGATagccaaaaaaataaaatatatatgcataaactgtTACAAAACTGCCTTAATAAACACTAAACATCTAACATAATACACCAACAAATATAGAAACAATGATACTGAACAGAAAGCAGTTCTACATTACATAAAGGGGATGAAACTGGATGCAAGTAgttagtggctggctggctgaatggTGATCTACTGCACTGCCAAGGCAGATGAAACTTTTGTATCCCTGTAAACAGAACATAAAATTATTTCCAACTAAGCTTAATTTACTTATACTGACTATCATACTTTTTCATTTGTTCACTAGATTTATGTTGGGAACACATTAATTCACTTGACAACAATTGGCTATCAAAATTTACACACTTGTTTACGTATCACATGAAACTACAGTAATCAGCAGCAACATAAtgcctcacacacccctgtctaACAAGCTGAATCCAAAAACTCCTGAGGAAAGGAACTTTCAGTGGACTCACCAGCAGCAacgtcatcaccatcagcagcagcaggacaagcTTGTCCGGAGCTACCTGTAGGGAGAGACAAATTTTAGTCAATCTTGTtcaccttttttttatcatataccttttcatcTCTTATTTCACTGATTTCAAAACTGGGCAGCTACATCAGCACCTTACACACCTTCACCTGCTGAgatgaatggcccaacctccaCTGGACTCGGAAGAACCATCAGCACCAACTCATACTGTGGCAACTGCAATAAGGAAAGACACACATCTAGGCAAAGGCTCTTGTTATACTCTACCAGACACATGTACTGAGACAGAGAGACTAAGCCACTCaagttctttcttcttttttttttattaatattactTACATCTCAAGTGACTTATTTCAAAATTCTATAAAAAACTAACCTCTTACAAAGTGTAAGCATAAAGTGATCATCCTCTGCTTCTGCAATGCCAAGGTCTTGTCCAGGCATCTGATGCACGTGCTGCTGCACTGACGGATGTTGTCCAATCACTTCCATTGCCCTCTCCATGTCATGTTTCTTCTCTATTAAATACTTATATAAATTTTGTGAATTATCATGACTCCACTGTACTTGCTGGATAGTTATGCATAATTCTGACTGGTACTAGAGGCTGGAAGTGCAAAAATGTATGAGTGGCAAACAACGCATCCTCACACTTTGAATGCCAGCGGAGAGCTGATGTGGTGGGCAGAGTGGCATACACAGCAATGGCATCCCACAATGCATGGCCATCTTGACTCACACTGTATTGCGATGGCTTGTGCTGTAGTAAGAGAAAATAGGAGTAATCTAAGTGTTCATTCaataaaaagatttatatatctaatcattgaatatatacatatatatctgtgtgtgtgtgtgtgtgtgtgtgtgtgtgtgtgtgtgtgtgtgtgtgtgtgtgtggtgtgaggtggtttgatcgagtaagtaatgaaagggtgagagagatgtgtggaaataaaaagagtgtgattgagagagcagatgttgtgttgaaatggttgggacatatggagagaatgagtgaggaaagattgacagaggatatatgtgtcagaagtggagggaacaagaagcagcaaaccaaattggaggtgggaggatggagtgaaaaagattttgagcgatcggggcctgaacaaacaagaaggggagaggcatgcaaggaataaagtgaaatggaacgatgtggcataccagggtagacgtgctgtcaatggagtgaaccagggcatgtgaaacatctggggtaaaccacagaaaggtctgtaggatctggatgtagatagggagctgtgatttcggtgtattacacatgacagataaagagtgattgtgaatgaatgcagccttttttgtctgttttcctggtgctgccccaCTGAaacagggtagcgatgctgtttcctgtggggcggggtagtgccaggaatggatgaaggcaagcgcatatgaatatgtacatgcgtacatatgtatatatctgtaagtgtatgtatacatgtatatgttgatatgtatacatgcgtgtatgggcatttattctttttttactatattttgtcgctgtttcccgcattagcgaggtagtgcaaggaaacagacgaaagaatggcccaacccacccacatacacatgtatatacataaatgcccacagacacacatatacatacctatacatttcaacatatacatacatatacatacacaaacatatacacgtatacacatgtacattttcatacatgctgccttcatccattctcaccgccaccctgccacatatgaaatgccccccccccgtgtgcacatgaggtagcactagaaaaggaCAACGAAGCCCACATTTGTCTACACTCagaccctagctgtcatgtgtaatgcaatgaaaccacagctccctttccacatccaggccccacaaaactccatggttttccccagacgcttcacatgccctggttcaatccactgacagcacgtcaagcccggtatacaacatcgttccagttcactctattccttacatgcctctcaccctcctgcatgttcaggccccgatcactcaaaatctccctcactccatccctccaccttcaaattggtctcccacctctcctcgatccctccacctctgacacacatcctccctgtcaatccctcctcactcactctctccacatgaccaaaccacttcaacacaccctcctctgctccctcaaccacactgcccttccaccaccacacataattcccaccccctcactacccacttgatcaaaccacctcacaccacacactgtcctcaaacatctcacctccaacacatccaccctcctccgcacaaccccaccTACCGCCCATGCCCACAACCACCCAACATTGCTGGAAGCACCATTCCCCCAATCATACCCACCTCTGTTCTTCAAGAcaatgttcccgccttccacacactccccaacactcccagaaccctaccccaccctgcaactcaccccagcttccatggttccaaccaccaccaaatccactcccagacatccaaaacacccgACCTCCTTAagcctttctccactcaaacttaccgcccaatttacttgtccctcaaccccactgaacccaacaaccttgctcctacccacacccactctcagctttcttctttcacacacttcaccaaactcagtcatcaacttctgcagcttcccaCCTggatcagcaaccagcgctgtatcatcagcgaacaacaactgactcacttcccaagccctctcatccacaacagactgcatactcacctctctctccaaaactcctgcactCACCTtcccaacaacaccatccataaacaaattaaacaaccatggagacatcatgcacccttgccgcaaaacgacattcactgggaaccaatcactttcctctcttcctaatcgtacacatgccttacatcctcgataaaaggttttcactgcttctagcaacttacctcccacaccatatactcttaataacttccacagagcatctctatcaactatcatatgccttctccagatccataaatgctagatacaaatccatctgcttttctaagtatttctcacatacattcttcaaagcaaacacttgatccacacatcctctaccacttctgaaaccacactactcctccccaatctggtactctgtacatgccttcaccctcccatataatttcccaggaatactcaacaaacttatacctctgtaattagaacactcatctttatcccctttgcctttgtacagtggcacgatacatgcattctgccaagcctaatgcactttaccatgagccatacatacatatattgaatatcctcaccaaccaatcaacaacatagtcacccctttttttgataaattccacagcaataccatccaaacccaccaccttgccagcttccatcttctgcaaagctttcactactctgtttaccaaatcattcttcctgaccccctcactttgcacaccacctcgaccaaagcaccctatatctgccactctatcatcaaacacattcaacaaaccctcaaaatactcactccatctccctctcacttcaccatcacttgttattaccttcccatttgccacctttcaccgatgttcccatttgtgtatatatatacatatatacatgtatatataagtggatgggccattctttgtctgtttctttgagctacttcgctgatgcaggaaacagcgattaggtataatattaatgataactaatatatatcatatttatttatcaatttattatactttgtcgctgtctcccacattaggaagatagcacaagaaaacagacgaaagaatggcccaacccatccacatacacatgtatatacatacatgtccacacacgcacatatacatacctatacatttcaacgtatacatatatttacatatacagatgtatacatatatacacatgtacataataaataaattttattcatttattcatttatcatactttgttgctgtctcctgcattagcgaggtagcgcaagaaaacagacgaaagaatggcccaacccacccacatacacatgtatatacatacacgtccacacatgcacatatacatacctatacatttcaacatatacatataaatatacagacgtatacatatatacacatgtacataatttgtacttgctgcctttattctttcccattgccacccaggaaatacatatacagacgtatacatatataaacatgtacataattcgtacttgctgccattattctttcccatcgtggttgagagagcagaagagggtgttttgaaatggtttgggcacatggagagaatgagtgaggaaagattgaccaagaggatatatgtgtcggaggtggagggaacgaggagaagagggagaccaaattggaggtggaaagatggagtgaaaaagattttgtgtgatcggggcctgaacatgcaggagggtgaaaggagggcaaggaatagagtgaattggagcgatgtggtataccggggttgacgtgctggcagtggagtgaatcaaggcatgtgaagcgtctggggtaaaccatggaaagctgtgtaggtatgtatatttgcgtgtgtggacgtatgtatatacatgtgtatgggggtgggttgggccatttctttcgtctgtttccttgcgctacctcgcaaacgcgggagacagcgacaaagcaaaaaaaaaaaaaaaaatgtctgtgtatgtatacgttgaaatgtataagtatgtatatgtgcgtgtgtgggcatttatgtatatacatgtgtatgtgggtgggttgggctattctttcgtctgtttccttgcgctacctcgctaatgcgggagacagtgtcaaagtatactatatgtatataatatatactgcTGTGCAGTCTTAAAGGTAGCATATCCTTCTATATCTGCTTCACTGTTCCAGTAAAATTCATATGGAGTATGCTTTAATCTGTGATATAATGTACACATCAATACATCTAGTTTTGATTCTGACATTTTCAGTTAATAAATTCTTTGCATTCatgtatcatatttttttcttgcttatTCTTAACTGAATAATATATTTCCTCATCAGATCTGGTTTGTTTGTCAATATCACTATTTACAAATTGTTTTGCTTTACATTTTTCGGTGCATTAAATTTCTTGCGAGTTCCATTAATACACTAAAAAATGGTTTGTATTTGTGTTGTCATTAATTTCATCTATATATCTCATGGTTCCATTCCTGTTAGTTCAGTCACctctcattctctgttcctttgttcCCATCCCTCTTCATCTCCAATgttcttccctcatgacctttgcatccaaTCTAGTTTTCCATCTTTCTTGCTTATAGGGATTTGCTAACTCATCTTTATTTCTCACTAAACTACTAATCACTATTAATTCCCACATTTTTATGGTTGTTGACAAGGACTTTAACCAAATGGAAGTGTGTATCTACAAAACCTGTATGCATCAAAATGCCTGCATACTATGGGATGCTTAAATTCACATTCAGTTTTTCCTACAGCCTTTATTACTGTAGCTTCCATAATAGTGCATCCATGTACACAGTTTCGAAAGTTTTTTCCTGCATTTATTACCAAATTTGCACTTCCCTCTCATACAATGCCTTATATTACTTCAATCTCTAGTTTAATCCATTCCTCATGTCCtgacttttccttcttccccttaCTTCACCTTTATTTCTCCATAATTCTATGTTGATTTTCTCCTCATATTCCCCACTTcatcaaacctacccattttagAGGTGCTACACTGACTGACCTGAGATATTATGGCTTaaatttctttaatttcatttctACCATTTTCAagttttatataattttctttctcttcatctcaCTATCTGATCATGTCtcatatcatttttcatttcctctgtAAGGAAGTTAATTTTGTATACTCATATAAGATTAGCAGGACTAATCTATAATCATGTCTGTCAACTTTTATACAGTCACACATTGcagtgaagcatttcatacatcTGACTGTATGTTGTTATACTCTACTGCCTGTATACCCGTTTGCTACGGTGACCACATTAACTAGTTAGCAGTGCTTCCACTTTTATCACTGGCACTCCACCTAACCATCCTTTGTTCTTTGCTCATTTCTTCTGGATACTTTGTTATTCAGGAATTTTGCTGACTTTTTCAGAAAAACATAAACTAATCTTTTAAGTCTATGTATTTTTTCATCATCTCAGTTACTGTGCTTTCAGCAGATTCATTTACCCCTATACCATTTGATTAGCTTCCTAATATCAACTTTTGCATCATCACTCAATCTAACAAATATTCTTTATTTCTCCATCTGTCATTTGACATCATACGGTAAGCCTTCATAGATGAGGTTGCTCAATTCAGTTCAGCTGTACATCAGAAGGCTTCACCTTTTCATCAGTCCCTCCCTGTGTATCAATTTATCTATTACTACTTGTAATCTAGTTTGAACTAAAAAAGTAATACGTCTTATGTCCTTTGTAGATTTTTTGGTTATGTCTTTTAATTGTGAGTATATGTTTTATGTCCTTTGTAGATTTTTGGTTATGTCTTTTAATTGTGAGTATTCAAAATCCATTCATCTATTAATAACTTTCTTAACTGAATGAAAAGCCTGACTGAACTCTAATGATTTTGTTACCGATGGTTGTCTCTTTTCATAACTAGTCTCTAtgaagtatgaaagaatgaatatattgtttttattttgtcctccatCAGTAAATTGACGTTGATTCTCTTGACTCCATTACTCATAAATAAGTTTTCAATCTGTTTTCTGGCACCACTTCAATACACTCCCTTATTTCTTCTTTCCACATAGTTCAGTGTTCCAAGTGGACCTCTACATTCTTCTCTGATGCTATCTTTACAAATTACAAAATTATTTCCAATTCCATGTAACATGTTATTCTCATAATATCTTTCAAAGTAACCTCTACTGCTTTCTCAACTTCATATGAAGTTGATATCATTTCCATGTTCTCAACAATGCCATTCCAAACATTTTCTTGCTAAAGTTCTACCTTATCTACTAGTAACTCTTCTTGTTCATCATACAGCTTTTATTTTTACTTTCTCTCCTCACTTTATTTATAAATTTCCACACTGACATCGTCAAACAATTtccctcattttttcttttgttattttttacATGTctgtataattttttcttttctctccaacTGCAGTATATCATTTTGTTCTATCTAAAATAATTCCCCTCTCCTTCATTATGCACATTCCTTCTCTGCTTAGTTTCTTCCTCATCATTTTTCCTTGTCTTGTACTTTTCTTCGTCCATAGTTattcaatttttctttcaaatgtaTTCCTCCTTCTTCTGTATACATCCATTAGCTTTTTATCTGCATGCTTTTAGTAATTCGTCTTGGTGACTCATGTATTTCATTATTCTTCAGCTTACTTCTACTTTGTAAgtgaaacatcattgaatctttgtCTGTTTTTCAGTACTCCTTCATTTCCCTTGCTTTACTTTCGTATTTCTTATCTATAGTCTTTACAATCAATTCTACTTGTACCTTGGTCTAACTGATAAAACATATATCGTAAAGGTCTTTATCTGTAGGTATACTTTTATACACATCATGCATTTACTTGATACCACCAGTACATAATCTATTGTTCTCATATACTCCACACATACTCCTGTATGCAATATGGGTCATTATTTAGCATTACAGTCCACAGACTTCCATCCATTCCAGTAGCATTCCTTTAAAACCTATGTGTCTGTTGAAGTCTCCAAAGAATCATTAGGGAACAACCTTTTGTTTCCTCATTGTATCTCTCAACCTCCTATTTCATTCTTCTGCTTCTCTATTATCATttcattcctcctctctctctatcatttaGGCATATGTATCTCCAAGAATATACGTGTCATCTTTACATCTATTTTGCACTTGTTTCAAACATATCTTCACTCCTCTAACATTAATTCCCTAACCTTTCATGAACTTCCCTCATACTCTAATTCATCTTCTCTTGGGGTTCATCTTCCAGACTTTCCTTTGTGTTTCAGTACTATCCTCCTCTATCACTTTTTtatagtgaccaacatggcacaggcaaaTAATATACatcccagtcaaggccatctcggatgaaagaaaaaagttaccgAGAAAGGGCTCTACAAGTACCTGAAGACCTCATGACTAAacaaggaagaaaattccacagcttagcatCTTAGGTTTTGTAAGTCCTTTCATATCAATCAGCTTAATTTAAAAGTACCTGTTATCTTTATCTACACTTATGCCTAACTTCTCAGTGTATTTCTTAATAGTAAATGGTGATAAAAtggacatcagtaagacagatgATAGAATATGCCGAAACTGATTCCAACTGCTTCCTAACAATAGTGTGGGATTTTTAGATGTAGCACCAGTAACTCCCTAAATTTTTAATTTTTGCAAAATGGGCAGGGCCTTGACCCTGGGAGCAATTTTACGGTAAAACACAAAAAACGAGCACTTaacaatataataaaaatatcatCAATGCTTTGATGTTACAAAGAAGCAAATAGTAACCACATAGAAGGGATGCTTATGGTgtctcaacatcattttctaacGCTCTCACACCATGTGCAACGACATTAGAAAAGTGACCATCCTGCAGATAGCTGACCAAAAACATCTACCTGGCACTTACTTAGAGTCTTAAGAGCTTTGCTTGGTTTGCTTGTCATTCATAAATGAAGAATTCAAGGTCAAGAAAATGCAGCGAAGTTTCAAACTAGTGAAATGCAAAAAGATGTTAAAAATTATATTAATCACAGATTCACTTTTTATGTCAAAAATTATATTAATCACAGATTCGCTTTTTAAAGAAGGAATCAATATCAATCTCTAAAAAGTCATATATGTGTACTTCCTTTTTCCTCCCTACAATCTGCCCAATAACCCTAAAGTAGGATCTAAGTTACGTATTACATAACAACAATTCCACTACTCCATTTAATTTCACGAGCAAAAGCACAAATAATGAGTCtgattttatctaaaaaaaaagaaaaaaaaaaaaatgagctttttaatgttgaaggctccagtcatggaaaaaagtccacatgaaggctgggccttaattgaaatattgagaattatgaagaaaaaacaaaagacaagggatagtatttatgaatttttgaggatgtgaaagacctgtcttttgaaatgtgccacgtcataggtattgggaaagacctgAGAGGGTATTGAGTcacaaagctttgacatgtaggaaaagaagcagctGTCAGAAAAGGCCCATCCTTGAATTGTCAAAGGCCACACAATAATAAGCAGCTGTCAGaaaaggcccacccttgagttgccaaaggccacacaatAATACTGTGATGAAGCAACTTGCtgtgtactgatgtggtataGGTAATGGTGGGAACACGCAAGCAGCGAACTCTCTGGAGCAAAAAGCAAAgcgatacctatagaagagggaaagtgaaccaaaattgcctgagacaggtgataacaagtagtggtgatgtgagaaggagatggagtgagtattttgaaggtttgttgaatgtgtttgatgacagagtggcagatatagggtgttttggtcgaggtggtatgcaaagtgagagggttagggaaaatgatttggtaaacagagaagaggtagtaaaagctttgcggaagatgaaagccggcaaggcagcaggtttggatggtattgcagtggaatttattaaaaaagggggtgactgtattgttgactggttggtaaggttatttaatgtatgtatgactcatggtgaggtgcctgaggattggcggaatgcgtgcatggtgccattgtacaaaggcaaaggggataagagtgagtgctcaaattacagaggtataagtttgttgagtattcctggtaaattatatgggagggtattgattgagagggtgaaggcatgtacagagcatcagattggggaagagcagtgtggtttcagaagtggtagaggatgtgtggatcaggtgtttgctttgaagaatgtatgtgagaaatacttagaaaaacaaatggatttgtatgtagcctttatggatctggagaaggcatatgatagagttgatagagatgctctgtggaaggtattaagaatatatggtgtgggaggcaagttgttagaagcagtgaaaagtttttatcgaggatgtaaggcatgtgtacgtgtaggaagagaggaaagtgattggttctcagtgaatgtaggtttgcggcaggggtgtgtgatgtctccatggttgtttaatttgtttatggatggggttgttagggaggtaaatgcaagggttttggaaagaggggcaagtatgaagtctgttggggatgagagagcttgggaagtgagtcagttgttgttcgctgatgatacagcgctggtggctgattcatgtgagaaactgcagaagctggtgactgagtttggtaaagtgtgtggaagaagaaagttaagagtaaatgtgaataagagcaaggttattaggtacagtagggttgagggtcaggtcaattgggaggtgagtttgaatggagaaaaactggaggaagtgaagtgttttagatatctgggagtggatctggcagcggatggaaccatggaagcggaagtgggtcatagggtgggggagggggcgaaaattctgggagccttgaagaatgtgtggaagtcgagaacattatctcggaaagcaaaaatgggtatgtttgaaggaatagtggttccaacaatgttgtatggttgcgaggcgtgggctatggatagagttgtgcgcaggaggatggatgtgctggaaatgagatgtttgaggacaatgtgtggtgtgaggtggtttgatcgagtaagtaacgtaagggtaagagagatgtgtggaaataaaaagagcgtggttgagagagcagaagagggtgtcttgaaatggtttgggcacatggagagaatgagtgaggaaagattgaccaagaggatatatgtgtcagaggtggagggaacgaggagaagagggagaccaaattggaggtggaaagatggagtgagaaagattttgtgtgatcggagcctgaacatgcaggagggtgaaaggagggcaaggaatagagtgaattggagcgatgtggtatatcggggttgacgtgctgtcagtggattgaatcagggcatgtgaagtgtctggggtaaaccatggaaagctgtgtaggtatgtatatttgcgtgtgtggacgtatgtatatacatgtgtatgggggggggggggggttgggccatttctttcgtctgtttccttgcgctacctcgcaaacgcgggagacagcgacaaagtatataaaaaaaaaaaaaaaagttaagactGCTTTCGACTTgactctgtcaggtaaggatacagagctagaaccaccccaaaatgTGTaagcagtaccccatacaaggacgaatcaattccTTGTACAAATGatgcaactgttcagaagagacgtttcgacatctaaacgggACAACCAGTTTCTTAAAGAGCAGACTTAactgttcct includes:
- the LOC139758807 gene encoding uncharacterized protein codes for the protein MVLPSPVEVGPFISAGEGSSGQACPAAADGDDVAAGIQKFHLPWQCSRSPFSQPATNYLHPVSSPLLSLRMRSPLSFSGCGHGAHRTIQLLPCDIFPGGGFSRWHHGSVKWSLSHCYKQAIFQLLTGSVR